One window of Papaver somniferum cultivar HN1 chromosome 9, ASM357369v1, whole genome shotgun sequence genomic DNA carries:
- the LOC113312011 gene encoding isoleucine N-monooxygenase 2-like produces MPNSNIPTGVSASSKAVHLLVSEENRALVTLGAPNLDPPVIEAPALDAAAFNAFAAMICTSSHQFGVNTLKKQPSLSASFPLPPGPSPWPILGSIPALVRNKPRYKWILGLMKEMNTEIACIRLGNVHIISVTSPELAREFLQKQDAVFASRPRTMATEHLSRGFLTTIVTPWGDQWKKMRRVVTSEMVSHARLEWLLGKRNEEANNLVFYVQSQCNKNSLIGGEVINLRLLTRQFSGNIIRKMIFNNRYFGKGRKDGRPGIEEIEHVDAAFEVLIYVYAFGIQDYLPCLRWLDLDGHEKIIKRAMGVVNKYHDPIIEERIRQRSNGTTKNKVPEDLLDVLISLKDEKGKPLLSVEEIKAQVVVRLFICFTDIFLSF; encoded by the exons ATGCCTAACAGTAACATCCCAACAGGAGTTTCAGCAAGCAGCAAGGCAGTGCACCTGTTGGTTTCagaagagaa TCGtgcattggttactctgggagctccaaaTTTGGATCCGCCAGTTATTGAAGCTCCAGCTTTGGATGCCGCGGCTTTTAatgcgtttgctgcgatgat TTGTACTTCTTCTCATCAATTTGGGGTGAATACCCTTAAAAAACAGCCATCTTTATCAGCATCATTTCCATTACCTCCAGGACCATCACCTTGGCCAATTTTGGGTAGTATACCCGCTTTAGTTCGAAATAAGCCAAGATACAAATGGATACTAGGTCTAATGAAAGAAATGAATACTGAAATCGCATGCATTCGTCTTGGGAACGTTCATATAATTTCCGTGACTTCTCCAGAACTTGCTCGAGAATTCTTGCAAAAACAAGATGCAGTATTTGCATCAAGGCCTAGAACAATGGCTACTGAGCATTTAAGTCGTGGGTTCTTAACTACTATTGTTACACCATGGGGAGACCAATGGAAGAAAATGAGAAGAGTTGTAACTTCCGAAATGGTCAGTCATGCTAGACTGGAATGGCTTCTCGGGAAGAGAAATGAGGAAGCTAACAACCTTGTGTTCTATGTACAGAGTCAGTGTAATAAAAACTCATTGATTGGAGGtgaagtgatcaatttaagattACTAACGAGGCAATTCAGTGGGAACATAATTAgaaaaatgattttcaataatAGATATTTTGGCAAGGGAAGGAAAGATGGAAGACCCGGCATTGAAGAGATAGAGCATGTTGATGCAGCTTTTGAAGTCCTAATATATGTTTATGCTTTTGGCATACAAGATTATTTGCCTTGCTTGAGATGGTTAGATTTAGATGGCCATGAAAAGATTATCAAGAGAGCCATGGGGGTTGTGAATAAATATCATGATCCAATTATTGAAGAACGGATTCGACAACGGAGCAATGGAACTACGAAGAACAAAGTGCCTGAAGATTTGCTAGACGTGCTTATTTCGCTCAAGGACGAAAAAGGGAAGCCGTTGTTATCAGTAGAGGAGATCAAAGCTCAAGTAGTGGTAAGattgtttatttgttttacaGACATATTTCTCTCCTTTTAA
- the LOC113312013 gene encoding uncharacterized protein LOC113312013 gives MSRIHKRYHSGKEIFSVAKALPMEPWMGVRRILVDSGSSVEVLFYDTFKRMKLSDDILVPSTYRIYGFNGTVTIPKGEVTLRVSDGGGYLDTLTTFCVVDVSSPYEAIIGRPWIAGIKGVPSAYHQRLRFPTYKGIAEVV, from the exons ATGTCTAGAATCCACAAGAGATATCATAGTGGGAAGGAAATTTTCAGTGTAGCAAAAGCTTTGCCTATGGAACCATGGATG ggggtaagaaggatactagtAGATAGCGGGAGCTCCGTCGAAGTACTCTTCTATGATACGTTCAAAAGGATGAAGTTGTCGGATGATATACTCGTCCCATCAACATATCGTATATACGGTTTTAATGGGACGGTAACCATCCCGAAGGGCGAAGTAACTCTAAGGGTATCAGATGGAGGTGGCTACCTGGATACTTTAACCACATTCTGTGTGGTTGATGTCTCCTCGCCCTATGAAGCTATTATCGGAAGACCATGGATCGCGGGAATCAAAGGAGTGCCATCGGCCTATCATCAAAGATTACGGTTCCCAACGTACAAGGGGATAGCAGAAGTCGTATGA